Proteins from a genomic interval of Candidatus Nomurabacteria bacterium:
- a CDS encoding NUDIX domain-containing protein, whose product MNSHELNKIVNTPELDVVRVVSLRNNSSEVLLVQEVDDINWKLPGGKIHEAETIFEAFEREIEEELGFKPTREMIVNYVSANIPDSENIRHIFLINEVDESSIIQTEEVAEARYFNLEELPETKFSGHISSAVKLIIK is encoded by the coding sequence ATGAATTCTCACGAATTGAACAAGATAGTTAATACTCCTGAACTTGACGTTGTAAGAGTTGTTTCTTTAAGGAATAACTCAAGTGAGGTTTTGTTAGTGCAAGAAGTTGATGATATCAACTGGAAGCTCCCAGGTGGAAAAATACATGAGGCTGAGACAATATTTGAAGCTTTTGAAAGAGAGATTGAAGAGGAGCTTGGATTTAAACCCACTCGAGAAATGATTGTTAACTACGTATCTGCTAATATTCCAGACAGTGAAAATATCAGACATATTTTTTTAATTAACGAAGTTGATGAGAGTTCAATAATACAGACAGAAGAGGTGGCAGAAGCTAGATATTTTAATCTTGAGGAGCTGCCTGAAACTAAGTTCTCTGGTCATATTTCATCTGCAGTCAAACTAATCATTAAATAA
- the rpmG gene encoding 50S ribosomal protein L33 yields MAKKSKGKKSSKRKIVGLVCEESGHRHYYTTKGPNVTEKLRLRKYNPVLRKMTWYLETKKNLGRNEAPKR; encoded by the coding sequence ATGGCAAAGAAGAGTAAAGGTAAGAAGTCTAGTAAAAGAAAGATTGTTGGTTTAGTCTGTGAAGAAAGCGGACACCGACATTACTACACTACTAAAGGACCGAATGTAACTGAAAAACTTAGGCTACGTAAATATAACCCCGTTCTTAGAAAAATGACCTGGTACTTAGAGACCAAAAAGAACTTAGGTCGTAACGAAGCTCCTAAGCGATAA
- the rplS gene encoding 50S ribosomal protein L19, protein MNQKVLEVANKFKKHAVVDVRTGDVVRVSQRIKEGSKERVQVFEGLVIRVRNKNGIANSILVRKLASGVWVEKGFMLNAPSVEKVEVVRRQKVRRNYLTYMRERAGKNTRLKSATKFDHTAVNTLPEKPVEKVEEPKEEVN, encoded by the coding sequence ATGAACCAAAAAGTATTAGAAGTTGCCAATAAATTTAAAAAACATGCTGTTGTGGATGTTAGAACTGGTGACGTTGTTAGGGTCAGCCAAAGGATTAAAGAAGGCTCAAAAGAGCGTGTCCAGGTTTTTGAAGGTCTAGTTATTCGAGTTAGAAACAAGAATGGAATTGCAAACTCAATTCTAGTAAGAAAACTCGCTAGTGGAGTCTGGGTCGAAAAAGGCTTTATGCTAAATGCTCCTAGTGTAGAAAAAGTAGAGGTTGTTAGACGTCAAAAAGTTAGAAGAAACTACCTAACTTATATGCGTGAGCGCGCTGGTAAGAATACTCGTCTCAAGAGCGCCACTAAGTTCGATCACACCGCTGTAAATACTCTGCCAGAGAAGCCAGTAGAAAAAGTTGAGGAGCCAAAAGAGGAAGTGAACTAA
- a CDS encoding inorganic diphosphatase → MMNFHDILETGDYQNGIVNTVIEIPKGSVLKLEYEAERGCFFVDRVEPSIFPKPANYGFIPKTLDEDGDALDTLVVTVEPVPTGAVMEVKILGVLNFEDDGEMDYKIICVASDDRTENKRLESLDDLGEQWKKEVEFHFNHYKDLKKPGTTKVLGYGDAEEAKKIIAESIERWNNK, encoded by the coding sequence ATAATGAATTTCCACGATATTTTAGAAACTGGAGATTATCAAAATGGTATCGTTAATACTGTTATCGAGATTCCTAAAGGTAGTGTTTTAAAGCTTGAGTACGAAGCTGAGAGAGGGTGCTTCTTTGTGGATAGAGTTGAGCCGAGTATTTTTCCTAAACCAGCCAACTATGGTTTTATCCCAAAGACCCTTGATGAGGACGGAGATGCCCTTGATACTTTAGTTGTCACAGTAGAACCTGTCCCAACTGGTGCTGTTATGGAAGTTAAGATTCTAGGAGTACTTAACTTCGAAGACGATGGAGAGATGGACTACAAGATTATTTGTGTAGCAAGTGATGATAGAACTGAGAATAAGAGGTTAGAATCTCTTGATGATCTTGGTGAACAATGGAAGAAGGAGGTTGAATTCCATTTTAACCACTATAAAGACCTAAAGAAACCAGGTACAACAAAAGTTTTAGGTTACGGAGATGCTGAAGAAGCAAAAAAAATAATTGCTGAGAGCATCGAACGCTGGAACAATAAGTAA
- the gap gene encoding type I glyceraldehyde-3-phosphate dehydrogenase — translation MKTRIAINGFGRIGRTAFKIAHRRSDIEIVAINDLGDPNALAHLLKHDSTYHNYSWYKTIEAGEKEIIVDGLKIPVYSEKDPNNLPWKKLEVDIVIESTGFFTEPKKAKSHLKAGAKKVIISAPCKGEGAKTVILGVNDGDLRKDDVVISNGSCTTNCVAPVLKILEDAFGVKKSMMTTVHSYTNSQSLQDGAKKDLRESRAASENIVPTSTGASKAVGAAMPETNGLFNGLSIRVPNPVVSLIDLTLITKKKVTKEEVNETLIKAASQARWQGIVTTTDEELVSSDFIGNSHSAIVDLPLTDVVDGDLVKVVAWYDNEWGYSNRLVEICVDANNL, via the coding sequence ATGAAGACTCGAATTGCTATTAACGGATTTGGCCGAATTGGTAGAACGGCTTTTAAAATTGCTCATCGAAGGAGCGATATTGAGATAGTTGCTATTAATGATCTTGGAGATCCTAATGCTCTAGCTCATTTGCTAAAGCACGACTCGACTTATCATAACTATAGTTGGTACAAAACTATTGAAGCTGGCGAAAAAGAGATTATTGTAGATGGTTTAAAGATTCCGGTTTATAGCGAAAAAGACCCTAATAATTTACCTTGGAAGAAGCTTGAAGTTGATATCGTTATAGAAAGCACTGGCTTTTTTACAGAGCCCAAAAAAGCAAAATCTCATTTAAAAGCTGGGGCCAAAAAAGTTATTATTTCTGCTCCCTGCAAAGGTGAGGGAGCTAAGACTGTCATACTAGGAGTTAACGATGGTGATCTTAGAAAAGATGATGTGGTTATCTCAAATGGCAGCTGCACTACTAACTGCGTCGCTCCCGTCTTAAAGATTTTAGAAGATGCTTTTGGAGTTAAGAAGTCAATGATGACTACTGTTCATAGTTATACCAACTCGCAGAGTCTACAAGATGGTGCTAAAAAAGATTTAAGAGAATCAAGAGCTGCTAGTGAAAATATTGTTCCGACTTCTACTGGAGCATCAAAAGCAGTCGGGGCCGCAATGCCAGAGACTAATGGATTATTTAATGGCTTAAGCATCAGAGTTCCGAATCCAGTAGTAAGTTTAATTGACTTAACTTTAATTACTAAAAAGAAAGTTACTAAAGAAGAAGTTAACGAGACACTTATAAAAGCGGCTAGTCAAGCTAGATGGCAAGGAATTGTTACAACTACAGATGAGGAGCTAGTTTCTAGTGATTTTATTGGGAATAGCCATTCAGCCATTGTCGACCTACCCCTTACTGACGTAGTTGATGGAGACCTGGTTAAAGTTGTTGCTTGGTACGACAACGAGTGGGGCTACAGTAATAGATTAGTTGAGATATGTGTTGATGCTAATAATCTTTAG
- the tadA gene encoding Flp pilus assembly complex ATPase component TadA — protein MNPLGGASIVGNQQRDEQRFREGDEAATKRRASLLGYQYLDTRGYKLPNGPSKDILTVSEMYKDYITILSGDVGTYTFAITNRTPQSVISTLKSRFQDHRIVINMISESGWRELMQVYDPPKVINYEDIDISNYGSSDNMMQVSKTLQEVNSDDLLSYIINQAYKLSASDIHFENARDFVRVRFRIDGMLHVIAVLTHQKYYHVQQSIAVRAGISSSSNDAQTSHLSERVTSPEGQEDILNMRIETVPTVYGQDAVLRLFNFDVDLLDLDKLGLDSRERAPIDNVISHPHGMVLVVGPTGSGKTTTLYSVLMRLNTPEKKLMTLEDPVEYGLDGMSQIPVDTRSGDSFASKLRAVLRLDPDVIMVGEIRDEDTAHTALQASITGHLVLSTFHASSASAAMSRMLGLVGRNPIFASAVKLIISQRLVRSLDPATRTPYQPEPNIIKHFQEHLKDLPADIKPAQDLNNFQLYKPGKSEENPFGYKGRTSIIEELTIGDEIRALLNEEVLPTSQQLEDAAKRQGMITMYQAGLLKCLAGETTIEEINRVI, from the coding sequence ATGAATCCTTTGGGTGGGGCATCAATAGTAGGCAATCAACAAAGAGACGAACAGCGTTTCCGCGAGGGTGACGAGGCTGCCACTAAGCGCCGTGCGAGTCTTCTTGGCTATCAGTATCTAGATACTCGTGGCTATAAACTGCCTAATGGTCCATCCAAAGACATCCTAACAGTGTCAGAGATGTATAAAGACTATATCACTATTCTTTCTGGTGATGTAGGCACATATACTTTTGCTATTACTAATCGAACTCCTCAGAGTGTTATTAGTACTTTGAAGAGTCGTTTTCAAGATCACCGTATTGTAATTAATATGATTTCAGAATCTGGTTGGCGAGAGCTAATGCAGGTTTATGATCCACCAAAAGTTATTAATTACGAAGACATTGATATTAGTAACTACGGTTCTAGTGATAATATGATGCAGGTCTCTAAAACCCTGCAAGAAGTTAATAGTGATGATCTTCTAAGCTACATAATTAACCAAGCCTATAAGCTCTCAGCGTCTGATATCCACTTCGAAAATGCTCGAGATTTTGTAAGAGTACGATTCCGTATTGATGGCATGCTGCATGTTATCGCAGTATTAACCCACCAAAAGTACTATCATGTGCAACAGAGTATTGCAGTTAGGGCAGGCATCTCTTCAAGCTCAAACGATGCTCAAACTAGTCACCTTTCAGAGAGAGTCACTTCTCCAGAAGGTCAAGAAGACATTCTAAACATGCGTATAGAAACGGTTCCTACTGTTTATGGCCAGGATGCAGTCCTGCGTCTTTTTAACTTTGATGTCGACTTACTCGACCTGGATAAGCTTGGTCTCGACTCAAGGGAGCGTGCACCAATTGATAACGTTATATCTCACCCTCACGGAATGGTCCTAGTAGTAGGCCCAACTGGGTCTGGTAAGACAACCACGCTGTACTCTGTGTTGATGAGGCTTAATACTCCAGAGAAGAAATTAATGACCCTGGAAGACCCTGTCGAATACGGCCTAGATGGGATGAGTCAAATCCCGGTAGACACAAGAAGTGGTGATAGCTTTGCCAGTAAGCTTAGGGCAGTCTTACGCCTTGACCCTGATGTCATTATGGTCGGTGAGATCCGTGACGAGGACACTGCCCATACTGCCCTACAAGCATCCATCACTGGGCATCTAGTATTATCAACTTTCCACGCTTCCTCAGCTTCAGCTGCTATGAGCAGAATGCTAGGTCTTGTGGGAAGAAACCCTATATTTGCTTCTGCAGTAAAGCTAATAATTTCTCAGCGCTTAGTAAGAAGTTTGGATCCCGCTACTCGCACTCCTTATCAGCCAGAGCCTAATATAATAAAACACTTCCAAGAGCATTTAAAAGATTTGCCAGCAGACATTAAGCCAGCTCAAGATCTTAATAACTTTCAATTGTATAAACCAGGTAAATCAGAAGAAAATCCTTTTGGCTATAAAGGCAGGACCTCGATCATAGAGGAGCTAACTATCGGTGACGAAATAAGAGCTTTGTTAAACGAAGAAGTATTACCAACATCCCAGCAGCTTGAAGATGCCGCGAAGAGGCAAGGGATGATAACCATGTATCAAGCTGGACTCTTAAAATGCCTTGCCGGCGAGACAACTATTGAAGAGATTAATAGAGTAATTTAA